A region from the Tachyglossus aculeatus isolate mTacAcu1 chromosome 5, mTacAcu1.pri, whole genome shotgun sequence genome encodes:
- the RER1 gene encoding protein RER1 — translation MSEGDSVGDSVHGKPSVVFRFFTRLGQIYQSWLDKSTPYTAVRWVATLGLSFIYMIRVYLLQGWYIVTYALGIYHLNLFIAFLSPKVDPSLMEDSDDGPSLPTKQNEEFRPFIRRLPEFKFWHSATKGILVAMVCTFFEAFNVPVFWPILVMYFIMLFCITMKRQIKHMIKYRYIPFTHGKRKYRGKEDMGKTFAS, via the exons ATGTCAGAAGGGGACAGCGTTGGCGATTCCGTTCATGGGAAGCCTTCGGTGGTGTTCAGATTCTTCACAAGACTCGGACAG ATATACCAGTCTTGGTTAGACAAATCTACTCCTTACACAGCAGTGCGATGGGTTGCCACTCTGGGTCTAAGTTTCATCTATATGATTAGAGTGTATCTATTGCAG ggTTGGTACATTGTGACATATGCCTTGGGAATCTATCACCTAAACCTTTTCATAGCTTTCCTCTCGCCAAAGGTAGATCCCTCCTTAATGGAAGACTCAG ATGATGGTCCTTCATTACCGACAAAACAAAATGAGGAATTCCGCCCCTTCATTAGAAGGCTGCCAGAGTTTAAATTTTG GCACTCTGCTACAAAGGGCATCCTTGTTGCCATGGTATGTACCTTCTTTGAAGCTTTCAACGTCCCAGTATTCTGGCCAATCCTTGTGATGTACTTCATCATGCTATTCTGTATTACTATGAAGAGGCAAATCAAG CATATGATAAAGTACAGGTATATCCCGTTCACACACGGCAAGAGGAAATACCGAGGGAAGGAAGACATGGGAAAGACATTCGCTAGTTAG